The following are encoded in a window of Ruminiclostridium herbifermentans genomic DNA:
- a CDS encoding relaxase/mobilization nuclease domain-containing protein, translating into MAIIYAVRERTQSKTAMRKVMDYVAQDKKTMHEDENGHKCKLVSGQNCCGDTAFKEFMATKRRYGKEKGVYFYQYLQSFKPGINVTPQEIHQMGVELARYFKGYEVQIATHIDRDHWHNHLIVNSVSCETGLKLQFNEKNLEQLRTLSDEICVAHGLEVLPPYQKPQQKPMSAGEYRAAVRGGSYKFKLMNAIDQAMAQSRTREEFIACMKQMGYQVKWIPHHKYITYTTPEGQRCRDNKLHETKYLKAEMEGYFSAKLRGIETAQQAGKPIGSKYGTDSHAALPAAGQRHTHRPMEHDAGESDRSHPAIAGVDNACIRPAYCGRREHDDEEILSGRLRQADGFPVENHSGGTPADDKYSDYEYGQDDGYDWMEADEYTGALGRKAPAPGHVASQNQGQMGRRRGIDFDDIVALAKAVDDIVNPYNPEEEREKKKKYVPKSDHKKQKKKQHHNHDYELSL; encoded by the coding sequence ATGGCGATTATCTATGCAGTCCGGGAACGGACACAGAGCAAGACCGCCATGCGCAAGGTGATGGACTATGTGGCGCAGGACAAAAAGACCATGCATGAGGATGAAAACGGTCATAAGTGCAAGCTGGTGTCCGGGCAGAACTGCTGCGGGGATACTGCCTTCAAGGAATTTATGGCAACCAAGCGGCGATACGGGAAGGAAAAAGGCGTATACTTTTACCAGTATCTCCAGTCCTTCAAGCCGGGAATCAATGTCACGCCGCAGGAAATCCATCAAATGGGCGTGGAGCTTGCCAGATATTTTAAGGGCTACGAGGTACAAATCGCTACCCATATCGACCGCGATCACTGGCATAATCACCTCATAGTCAATTCGGTAAGCTGTGAAACAGGGCTGAAATTGCAGTTTAACGAAAAGAATCTGGAGCAGCTTCGTACCCTGTCGGATGAAATCTGTGTTGCTCATGGGCTGGAAGTCCTGCCGCCCTACCAAAAGCCACAGCAAAAGCCAATGAGTGCAGGTGAGTACCGGGCGGCGGTAAGGGGCGGCAGCTATAAATTCAAGCTGATGAATGCCATTGACCAGGCCATGGCACAGAGCCGCACACGGGAAGAATTTATCGCCTGCATGAAGCAAATGGGCTATCAGGTGAAATGGATACCGCATCACAAATATATCACCTACACTACCCCGGAGGGACAACGGTGCAGGGACAACAAGCTCCACGAAACCAAGTATTTAAAGGCCGAAATGGAGGGATATTTCAGTGCCAAACTTAGAGGAATTGAAACAGCGCAACAGGCCGGAAAGCCTATCGGCAGCAAATACGGAACAGACAGTCACGCTGCCTTACCTGCCGCTGGTCAGCGCCATACCCACCGACCAATGGAACATGATGCTGGAGAGTCAGACCGCAGCCATCCAGCGATTGCAGGAGTTGACAATGCATGTATCCGCCCTGCCTACTGTGGACGACGTGAACATGATGATGAAGAAATATTATCAGGGCGTTTACGACAGGCAGACGGATTTCCTGTCGAAAACCATTCGGGAGGAACACCAGCGGATGACAAATACAGTGACTACGAATATGGACAAGATGACGGATACGATTGGATGGAAGCTGACGAATACACTGGAGCATTGGGAAGAAAAGCTCCGGCACCGGGACATGTCGCCTCTCAAAATCAAGGCCAAATGGGCAGGCGTCGGGGCATTGACTTCGACGATATTGTGGCTCTTGCTAAAGCTGTTGACGACATTGTAAATCCTTACAACCCCGAGGAAGAACGGGAAAAGAAAAAGAAATACGTACCCAAAAGCGACCACAAAAAGCAGAAAAAGAAACAACACCATAACCATGACTATGAGTTAAGCCTGTAA
- a CDS encoding plasmid mobilization protein, translating into MRKEKMFAMRMSQPDYDRIQHKAGQAGMSMTGFLTASALDKNIVVVDGLDKVVTELKAIGKNLNQLTTLCNMGRITCLDLSEVKSSFGAVFDYLYDRMDRG; encoded by the coding sequence ATGAGGAAGGAAAAAATGTTTGCCATGCGGATGAGCCAGCCGGATTATGATCGCATCCAGCATAAAGCGGGACAGGCGGGCATGAGTATGACGGGCTTCCTTACCGCATCGGCTCTGGACAAAAATATCGTGGTGGTTGACGGGCTGGACAAGGTGGTTACGGAACTGAAAGCCATCGGCAAAAACCTCAACCAGTTGACCACTCTCTGTAATATGGGCAGGATTACCTGCCTTGACCTATCCGAAGTCAAATCCTCTTTCGGCGCAGTGTTTGATTACCTGTATGACCGGATGGATAGAGGTTGA